The genome window ACGTTGGGAGTACTTTGGCTTGGAGCACACCCCATGGCGCAGAACACCTCCTTGAAGAGCTTCGACAGCAGGAATTTGAAGCCcagggaaaaataaaaaggacgGAAGGTAATGATCCTAGCACCAGGATCATTCGCGTCCTCGAAAGGATCGTTATCAGTGGGAGACCTCAATAGCCTAACCTGCACGTCATCTGGAATGGCAGAAGAGAAAGCAGCCCGCCATTTTTTGAACTGAGCGTCGGTCGTAACGCGGTGCAAGTTGGCCACGAACTTCTTGCTAGGCACTACGGAGCCTCCCCACAAATACAAAGGCACCTGAGAGCTTGGAGCCTTGCTACCGTCTCTAAAAGACATGGTGGGTCAACAAACAActacaaaaagagaagaaaattctacaagttagaatccaaaaaaaagaaaaaaagaaaaaaaagagaaaggcagcaaaaaaaacaaaaacaaaaaacaaaaaaacaaaaaaaaaaggcccatCGCGAGGAGCCCAGACGAGGAGCCCAGCGCACCCCAGCCTAAGCCCATCTCGCCAGAGCTCGTTCGGCCCAAGCTCGAGCTCGACGGCCCAGCACGAGCAGCCCGCTTGCCCAGCGCAAGCCCTTTGAGCGCAAGGCCCAGCGCCTTTTCTGCCTCAGCTCCGAAGCCCAGCGCCTGCTTCTGCCTTGGGCTTGTCTCTTCCATGCTTTTGCTTCAGGCCCAGCGCACATCTACTCCAGCCCAGCCCAGGCAGCTCCAAGACCAACATGTGCCTCATGCTCCATCTGATTCCAGCATGAATTCCCCAGCTATTTGTCCACTATTTTCTCACGAATTGCAAGTCATGCTGGACCATCTCCTTGCtgccaaaaattgaaaaaaaatatatatatatacatacatatatattttacgagCTCGACTTACTTGGGATGCACGGCAACTCCTCTCCTCAACAAGCAGtacaaattctccaaaatcttTCTCAAGCCAGAAGgtagagaagttaagtttGCGATATGAGAAAGAGGGAAGAGAAGCCCTGTATTTATACAGGTTGGACAACCCGGGTCAAGAAGGAATCACAAGCTCATTCCTACTGGGAATCCAACTCCAAACAACAGTCAGAAGCCTACACCAATTGGGAATCCGATCTGCGAAGGAGTTCAACTCACATAATAAAGCCCAGACACAGTTGGAGAGctcgaaaaaaaaattaatttcatctCCTATATGCCACGCaagcgccatgcagaagctgggggcatttgtgggagcatatattttcgtctccaatcagggcacgccacgtggaaaagaagattatctcttaaattaattaattaaaccagtttatttggctaattaattaattgggataaatatcttaattaatatgatattatctttatttaaagagataatatcattaattaagatattatcctaataaagggaagataatatcatttaattcagatattatcttcttaagagataatatatttaattcggATATTATCAAAGCCGACTCAatccctacgaaaccctagccccgagcctcctataaatagacggcctcattcatcattcaggGGACGACTTCAGAAAACCTACTCCTTATATCGgagaaaaatacccgaagctctctctctctctctctctctccactctccatattttctccacacggctccggccaccacacacggctccggccatcCGGTTTACACcctacatacaactccgtaccctttgcttagctattgttttcctacaaacactcgaactaacttaggcatcggagggcctttggccaacaccccccgggtgtggtctacttactccaatcttttttacaggaatcgaggaagagagagaagaacgatcgaaggttgaaggatccagaagcgaatattctcccgtgagattatttgcatAAACAGGTAAGATCAAATGTGTCAATAAGCAACACACCTGTTGTATCTTCATCAGAGTCCTCATCATTGAACAATTCGTCTGTTAAGTGCTCATCATGAGTAGAATAATTTGCAAGAAGTGGAATGGTTTTGTGTTGGGTACTCATCATAGTATTATGATTCTCCTCTTGTTCCTGCACAATCTAGATGCCTAACTCCTTTACTCAAAAACAAGGGGTCGTAACAACTGAAACAACCACTCGATCGCCGCCTTCTAACTGATCATTCTGAAACTTCTAGTGGCTTAACCATATCATGTCTTCTCCTTCACCTGGAATACCGTACTGTGATGGGCCATAGTACCACTTCTGACCCTTGCTCTTATTTCTGACTCTAGCCATGATCTCTGCAccaaaaccacaaaaaaaatgcTCCGAATACCAAGGACGATCAGAGACGGCCGAATACCAAGGACGATCAGAGACGGTATTCTCATAGGCAGCGAAGATGACCAAGGCTTGAATTCTGTGTGAAGTCATAGTAAAAGATATGGAGGACCTTCTACTTTTATGGCTGAATCGGCCCGGAACCTCATTCCCGGCAAAAAATGTGCTGAATATACCACGTTCGTACAGTCcctatatatatgcaatggAAATGACCATATTAGTTAACTCTTTCCTTTgagagcatttccagcagtgCAACCAAGGGGAGGGCTGGGGggtgtttgggccaaaaagcTGTTTCCAGCAACAAAATAAAGCCCGGGCACAAGGTGGGACCCAGCAACATGGGTTGGCCTGAGCTTCAGCCCGAGTTTtggtgctgacgtcagcgagcTACAGTGTTGCTACAGTGCTGCAACGCTATAGTGCCGCTACAGTCACATGTCGCACTCTGGGCTCTCCGATaagatttttttctccaatccaactGCAGctaatttttgtgcaataaaaaaatgaaataaaatggaaatttttttaaaaaaatactaaacattttttttaaaaataaataccaacaaatactcttcacttttaacaccaaatccttctactattattcactttctactcaatattttttttcactttcaagtttttttttttactatcaTATAATGGCTTCTTCTATTGAAAacggaggggcatggagcatgatatCTTATTcgaaaatttggattttgaaatttatatgaaatttgaaaccgaaaatcttatccgaaaattttatccgattatgagatatgaacagtattgacacgtaagaacccaaaaatcttatccgaaaatattatccaaagtAATTGTTTAGGTTGaaaaagttgtaaaaaaacaaataaaataactagtatttgtcatggcaaagggcaaccACTGAAAGTGTTTTTTGCAAGGGCAGTCACTATTTAagtgaatagtagctgccctagtCCCCCCTTGCCATGACAAGGGGCAAACTGCTGGAAGTGCTCTGAtcatatgagagagagagagagagagagagagagagagagagagagaggcgcaCCTGGACAGGACTTTGATCTATTGCACTACAGAATGTTTTTCGAATCCAAATGGGTGCCATGGATTCCAAGTTGCACAAGCCCAAGAGGTTGATCATATCTACGTCAACCCTTCCAATAGGTTCTACCTTGTAACTATCCTCCCACTCAACTAGGTTGCGGTTCTCATTCCGAAAGGTAAATGGCCAAATATGATGTCGAAAGTAACCATTAAAGCGTGGAAAGTacttatatgttattttttccaaagaTATGCAATGTTGGATATCCAAGTGATCTACTTCTGGTAAACCCACAAGCGATTTGAGCCTCTTACACATGGGAAAAGAGAGTTTATCGAGCCTTGTTAAACCTTGGATGCAATTTGGTAGGACACAAATTGGATTATTCCCTACATTTAGTCTTCGCAATGAGGATAAATTACTAAAATCCCTAGGAAAGTCATCATCCGAAAGATTGCAACCCCAAACACTTAAATTTACTAAAGAGCATGGTAAAGAACTCAAGATACATGAACTTCTTCCTCGCCATAATTGAGTTATCGGAATTTCATCCATCTCAAGCACTTTCAGAAATTCCATGTTCCTTAACATCTCAACTGATAACTCATTAAGATTTGTGCAACCAGATATAATAAGTGTTTCAAGTGATTTTAGCATAAACATGTTCTCTGGAAGCATCCTAATATTTTTGCAATCCTTCATACTTAAGTAAACAAGTCTCTCAAGGTTCCCAATGGATTCATTGACATCAACCAGTCTTTCACAATCTACAAGAATCAATTTCTCTAGATTTGGGCAAAATGAGAAGTCGGTGATTTCTGTAAGTGAATGAGAATGGCTgagatcaaggatcttcaatgATGAAAGACGCTATAGGGGAAAAAATGAACAGAGGAAAAAATTGGGGGGGAGTTAATTgttatagatatatatatgtatatatatatatatattttaacgAAACTAAAAGCCaaatgaaagtgaaaattgaaaagcatAGAGTAACATACTTTTGTTCCTTTGAAGACTTGCCTCAAGCCGCTATATTGCATTTCAAGAACAACCAGGCTCCCCAATGGAAAATCTGTGGGTATAGAATCCAAAGGAAACTTATTCCAACACAACCATCTTAATCTTGTACAAAATTCTGCATAAGATCCGTCGAGTTGTACATGACTAAGATGGAGTAGTTTTAGTTCATGCATCCTTGCAAACGCATTGGTTTCCAAGACTATCTCCGTTGAGTTTATGTGACTGTTTCTAGGGAGCATGTGCATGTCGAGGACAAGGCCTTCAATTGAATCTGTACCCTACAGAAGAAGGGggaaaaacattttaaaaacatttacAAATGAAAAACATATATGTGTGCATATGCGACATTTTTCTTACATTCTTTTCTGTCAAGATATTGAAGGCATCCTTATGTTGCCACACTCTACTACGCTTCCAAGGCTTCTCTGATTCTAGGCAAACAATTTGTCTTCCCATTGCAAGGATCATGTCATGCATCTGCACCTCCTTACCATCAATACTCACCAAACATCTATCGATGAGATTTTGAATGCCAACAATTGTATGGAAATCACATCCATCTAGTATGTTAACAATGTAGTCCTTGTCCTTTCCGATAAAGAAACAAGCAATGTGGAGGAATAAATTTCGGTCATGGTCATCTTGCAAAGAGTCATAGCTTACTCTTAGTTTATTTACTATTTCCCCATTTGGAATGGCTTCTAACTTCTCCAATGCACTTTTCCATACATCTATACTATCCCCCAAGTACATAGAAGAACCTAAAACTTTAAGAGCTAATGGAAGTCCTCCGCAATGACCCACTATTTTTTGCGAATATTCTATGTAACCTTCAATGGGATGGTCTTGACCAAAAGCGTGCCAACTAAAAAGCTCCAATGATTCCTCGGAATTCAAAGTTTCAACTTCATGCACCTTAGTAACTTGATGAGCCCTTAACAATCTTGCATGCCTAGTTGTTATTATGATTTTACTTCCTGGATAAAACTGATCTTTCATCTGAAATACTGCATCTAATTGAtccatatgatccacatcatcGAGAACAAGGAGAACCTTCTTAGAGCTTATTGCATCTTCAATCTCAGTTAATCCTTCACTAACACTGcttattttcatatttctcCCATTCAAAATATTAGAAAGAAGCTGTGTTTGTAATTGAACTAAGCCATTGGGTTGCTGCGAAACTTCTCTTATGTTTTCAAGGAAGCTCCCTCCTTCAAACCTTCCATAGTTTGAATTATAAACAAACTTTGCAATGGTTGTCTTCCCTATTCCACTCATGCCATAAATTACAAGTATGCCAACATCATCTGATCCATCTTGTAACCATAAATTCAGTTCGTTTAATTGAGAATGCATTCCGATCATGATGTGAGGAACACTTAGGGGTTTACGCCTTAGTTTTTCTTCTATCA of Prunus dulcis chromosome 4, ALMONDv2, whole genome shotgun sequence contains these proteins:
- the LOC117625042 gene encoding disease resistance protein RUN1-like — translated: MILSFGHSQAACLYNPSRQYTCSQTSMALVRAADPQTSSVSSTCRYYRYDVFLSFRGQDTRKTFTDHLYANLVKAGFRTFRDDDEVERGEGIKPELQKAIKYSRTSVIVFSKNYASSRWCLNELVMILERLSADHVVLPVFYDVDPSDVRNQTGSLAKAFARHQKTQPSNKVKEWRKALKEVADLAGMVLQNQADGYESKFINKIVQVIEEKLRRKPLSVPHIMIGMHSQLNELNLWLQDGSDDVGILVIYGMSGIGKTTIAKFVYNSNYGRFEGGSFLENIREVSQQPNGLVQLQTQLLSNILNGRNMKISSVSEGLTEIEDAISSKKVLLVLDDVDHMDQLDAVFQMKDQFYPGSKIIITTRHARLLRAHQVTKVHEVETLNSEESLELFSWHAFGQDHPIEGYIEYSQKIVGHCGGLPLALKVLGSSMYLGDSIDVWKSALEKLEAIPNGEIVNKLRVSYDSLQDDHDRNLFLHIACFFIGKDKDYIVNILDGCDFHTIVGIQNLIDRCLVSIDGKEVQMHDMILAMGRQIVCLESEKPWKRSRVWQHKDAFNILTEKNIQLKALSSTCTCSLETVT
- the LOC117626118 gene encoding uncharacterized protein LOC117626118; the encoded protein is MINLLGLCNLESMAPIWIRKTFCSAIDQSPVQGLYERGIFSTFFAGNEVPGRFSHKSRRSSISFTMTSHRIQALVIFAAYENTVSDRPWYSAVSDRPWYSEHFFCGFGAEIMARVRNKSKGQKWYYGPSQYGIPGEGEDMIWLSH